Proteins encoded by one window of Girardinichthys multiradiatus isolate DD_20200921_A chromosome 14, DD_fGirMul_XY1, whole genome shotgun sequence:
- the batf2 gene encoding basic leucine zipper transcriptional factor ATF-like 2 has protein sequence MPLLFMDTGYELSSPCGSLSTEECSSSISAPEREGEGNQPRPRGTKRREKNRDAARKSRRKQTERADELHEELQCLEQSNSALQKEIAALKKDLRLYETALERHKPHCRLKDSGSSPAECKAGSSPPQASDSSSLKTRAGFKTFNNPERTCLTSSASSPTTGPTAAAYSVSFFTHAAPHSLFCNPPPITCPSFAPSTAAQLQRNKVHTTSTASQNSALTEDGFLRNLDSSISNTPTIHSCSAHLGVQSTGLPKQSSPKNVPELSSCKFSGNSAFPQTPAPQTLSVPVQVTSVPSPSPAAYFASLQSYNQQVSPGPESLLSLLTVPSPLNHCQTTSSSFNGSPAPDPSKDMSLSELLEVNDWILSGFGNL, from the exons ATGCCCCTGCTGTTTATGGACACCGGGTATGAGCTCAGCAGCCCCTGCGGGTCCCTGTCAACCGAGGAGTGTAGCAGCAGTATCTCTGCTCCG gagagagaaggagaggggAACCAGCCTCGGCCCAGAGGGACAAAAAGGCGAGAGAAGAACCGAGACGCGGCGAGGAAGAGCCGGCGTAAACAAACAGAGAGAGCCGATGAGCTGCATGAG GAGCTGCAGTGTCTCGAGCAATCAaattcagctctgcagaaagAGATTGCAGCGTTGAAGAAAGACCTCCGCCTCTACGAGACAGCTTTGGAACGCCACAAACCTCATTGCCGCTTAAAAGACTCCGGCTCATCCCCGGCAGAATGTAAAGCTGGCTCCAGTCCTCCTCAGGCCTCTGACTCATCTTCCTTAAAGACCAGAGCAGGTTTTAAAACCTTCAACAACCCTGAAAGGACTTGTCTCACGTCTTCAGCTTCTTCTCCAACAAcaggaccgacagcagcagctTATTCAGTCTCTTTCTTCACACATGCAGCTCCCCATTCTTTGTTTTGTAATCCACCTCCGATAACATGTCCCAGCTTTGCTCCCTCCACAGCAGCTCAGCTACAGAGAAACAAAGTCCACACAACCTCAACAGCATCCCAAAACTCTGCTTTAACAGAGGATGGATTTTTAAGAAACCTAGATTCTTCCATTTCAAACACACCTACCATACACTCCTGTTCTGCCCATTTAGGGGTACAAAGCACAGGTTTACCTAAGCAAAGTAGTCCCAAAAATGTGCCTGAGTTGTCTTCATGCAAGTTCAGTGGAAACAGTGCCTTTCCTCAAACTCCTGCTCCTCAGACTTTGTCGGTTCCAGTCCAGGTGACCTCAGTGCCTTCTCCTTCTCCTGCTGCATATTTTGCCTCCTTGCAAAGTTACAATCAACAGGTTTCACCTGGCCCTGAGTCTCTGCTCTCTCTGCTCACTGTGCCCAGCCCCCTGAATCACTGTCAGACTACCTCCAGCAGCTTTAATGGGTCTCCAGCGCCTGATCCTTCTAAAGACATGTCTCTTTCTGAGCTCCTGGAAGTCAATGATTGGATCCTGAGTGGGTTTGGTAACTTGTAG